The Prosthecobacter vanneervenii genome has a segment encoding these proteins:
- a CDS encoding c-type cytochrome domain-containing protein, producing the protein MMKPTSLLLALALAMAQAAPAADDKAAADPAVAAAMQKVNATGASLMPIAADAKAYRFTALNVAKEFGDAGLEPLGPIADKIASLDIARSKVTDAGLKALAGMKHLKELHLEGTAIGDAGLDHLKGLSELEYLNLYGTKVTDAGLTKLATLTKLKSLYLWQSGVTKAGVTALKAKLASTHINTGWTAEDDAKPVAVVAAAPAAAAPAAKPVAVTAPAAAAKPAAPAPAAAAPAAAGAKLDPAIAAKAVIYKDVVASIMSAKCVSCHGLEKKKGKLQLHDYAAMLKGGSDGATTVIPKNTKESLLLVRANLPKDDDDHMPPSDEPQLTKEELAILTWWIESGASESATVASAKASADVESALAVLLAKGLPKTEAPKVAAKPKAKPLTEAEKKLVADISAKMQALNASLMPLAQDTEQLRLGVINAADKFGDKELALLAPIATQILWVDLSRSQVTDAGLDTLAKMTNLERLHLENTKVTDAGIAKLGALPNLEYLNLYGTKTTDAGIAKLATAKDLKKLYVWETGVTQAGAKALEGKLPGLKVNVGLTAEEIAKLTAPPPAPPAPAKPAAAPAPAAKPAAGGSEAIKTAMKDFHKGDAALCKKVGTTATDAELATLLKAYQAMCAATPPKGDKAAWVTKCQALIGAVKKVQAKDPAGAAAYKAAVNCKACHTDHKGA; encoded by the coding sequence ATGATGAAACCCACCTCTCTCCTCCTCGCCTTGGCGCTGGCCATGGCCCAGGCCGCGCCTGCCGCCGATGACAAAGCCGCCGCAGATCCCGCCGTGGCCGCCGCGATGCAGAAAGTGAACGCCACCGGGGCCTCGCTCATGCCCATCGCTGCGGATGCCAAGGCCTACCGCTTCACCGCGCTGAATGTGGCCAAGGAGTTTGGAGACGCTGGTCTGGAGCCCCTCGGCCCTATCGCCGACAAGATCGCCTCCCTCGACATCGCCCGCAGCAAGGTGACGGACGCTGGGCTCAAGGCGCTCGCTGGCATGAAGCACCTCAAGGAACTGCACCTCGAAGGCACCGCCATCGGCGATGCCGGGCTGGACCACCTCAAGGGACTCTCCGAGCTGGAATACCTCAACCTCTACGGCACCAAGGTCACCGACGCCGGTCTGACCAAGCTCGCCACCCTCACCAAGCTGAAATCCCTCTACCTCTGGCAGAGCGGCGTGACGAAGGCTGGTGTGACCGCCCTTAAGGCCAAGTTGGCCTCCACCCACATCAACACCGGCTGGACGGCCGAGGATGATGCCAAGCCCGTGGCCGTGGTGGCCGCAGCCCCTGCCGCCGCCGCTCCGGCTGCCAAGCCCGTTGCTGTAACCGCACCCGCCGCTGCTGCCAAGCCCGCCGCTCCAGCCCCTGCTGCCGCAGCACCCGCTGCCGCTGGTGCCAAGCTGGACCCCGCCATCGCCGCCAAGGCCGTCATTTACAAAGACGTCGTCGCCTCCATCATGAGCGCCAAGTGCGTCTCCTGCCACGGCCTGGAAAAGAAAAAGGGCAAGCTCCAGCTGCACGACTACGCCGCCATGCTCAAAGGCGGCAGCGACGGCGCCACCACCGTCATCCCCAAGAACACCAAGGAAAGCCTCCTGCTCGTCCGCGCCAATCTGCCCAAGGACGACGACGACCACATGCCCCCCAGCGACGAGCCGCAGCTGACCAAGGAAGAGCTGGCCATCCTCACTTGGTGGATCGAGAGCGGTGCCTCCGAATCCGCCACCGTCGCCTCTGCCAAGGCTTCCGCCGATGTGGAGAGCGCCCTGGCCGTGCTGCTCGCCAAAGGCCTGCCCAAGACCGAAGCCCCCAAGGTGGCCGCCAAGCCCAAGGCCAAGCCCCTGACCGAGGCCGAGAAGAAGCTGGTGGCTGACATCTCCGCCAAGATGCAGGCGCTCAATGCCTCCCTCATGCCCCTCGCGCAGGACACCGAGCAGCTCCGCCTCGGCGTCATCAATGCCGCTGACAAGTTTGGCGACAAAGAGCTCGCCCTCCTCGCCCCCATCGCCACGCAGATCCTCTGGGTGGACCTCTCCCGCAGCCAGGTCACCGATGCCGGACTCGACACCCTGGCCAAGATGACCAACCTCGAGCGCCTGCACCTCGAAAACACCAAGGTCACCGACGCTGGCATCGCCAAGCTCGGTGCGCTGCCCAATCTCGAATACCTCAACCTCTACGGCACCAAGACCACCGATGCCGGCATCGCCAAGCTCGCCACCGCCAAAGACCTGAAGAAGCTCTACGTGTGGGAAACCGGCGTCACGCAGGCCGGAGCCAAGGCGCTCGAAGGCAAGCTGCCCGGCCTCAAGGTCAATGTGGGCCTCACTGCCGAGGAGATCGCCAAGCTCACCGCCCCGCCCCCTGCGCCTCCCGCCCCGGCCAAGCCCGCCGCCGCACCTGCTCCTGCTGCCAAGCCCGCCGCCGGTGGCAGCGAAGCCATCAAGACCGCCATGAAGGATTTCCACAAAGGCGATGCCGCTCTCTGCAAGAAAGTCGGCACCACCGCCACGGATGCGGAACTGGCCACGCTGCTCAAGGCCTACCAGGCCATGTGCGCCGCCACTCCTCCCAAGGGCGACAAAGCTGCCTGGGTCACCAAATGCCAGGCCCTCATCGGAGCCGTGAAGAAGGTGCAGGCCAAAGACCCCGCCGGTGCCGCCGCCTACAAGGCCGCCGTGAACTGCAAAGCCTGCCACACCGACCACAAGGGCGCATAA
- a CDS encoding c-type cytochrome domain-containing protein: MSSYSHDSDGPKSFTIAWIATSALLAAFVLGLLIFPPLYDAPKGEASSMVLFVGRFHPILLHLPVGILSVLCLFELICSTRRGEQKYGEASLIMLILGGAGSVLAVLAGIMLSREGGYVGGNFSLHQTMALVGTFGVLASLVVRLMAMGRESMELLNAYRALYFISFGIMGLGAHFGGNMSHGNKFLVEHAPPAVKGPMVAMEKWMLSFVEKPKAPKETTPEAPAAPEAAPKADVAEKPTPAPAPSGMPAPAAPTTPAAPAGGNEKLVFQHVILPVLTAKCNKCHCEEKSKGDLRMDTYEMAIKGGENGKNFVAGNLKDSLSITRILLPDSDDEHMPPEGKDQLTPEEIALLKWWVEQGASGTQKVGEAKFPAELQATVDGILKG; encoded by the coding sequence ATGTCATCGTACTCCCACGACTCCGACGGACCCAAATCATTCACCATCGCCTGGATCGCCACCAGCGCGCTGCTGGCGGCCTTTGTGCTGGGCCTGCTGATTTTTCCGCCGCTGTACGATGCACCGAAGGGGGAGGCTTCCAGCATGGTGCTCTTTGTGGGGCGCTTTCACCCCATCCTGCTGCACCTGCCGGTGGGCATCCTGAGTGTGCTGTGCCTGTTTGAGCTCATCTGCTCCACGCGGCGCGGAGAGCAGAAATACGGCGAGGCCTCCCTGATCATGCTCATCTTGGGTGGCGCAGGCTCGGTGCTGGCCGTGCTGGCGGGCATCATGCTCTCCAGAGAGGGCGGCTATGTGGGGGGGAACTTCAGCCTGCACCAGACGATGGCGCTGGTGGGGACTTTTGGCGTGCTCGCCTCTCTGGTGGTGCGCCTCATGGCCATGGGCCGGGAGAGCATGGAGCTGCTGAATGCCTACCGCGCGCTCTACTTCATCAGCTTTGGCATCATGGGCCTGGGCGCGCACTTTGGCGGCAACATGAGCCACGGAAACAAATTCCTCGTGGAGCACGCCCCGCCCGCAGTGAAGGGCCCCATGGTAGCCATGGAGAAGTGGATGCTCTCCTTTGTGGAGAAGCCCAAGGCTCCCAAGGAGACCACGCCCGAAGCCCCCGCCGCACCCGAGGCGGCACCCAAGGCCGATGTGGCTGAAAAGCCCACGCCCGCCCCTGCGCCCTCCGGCATGCCTGCCCCGGCCGCACCCACCACACCCGCAGCCCCTGCTGGCGGCAATGAAAAGCTCGTCTTCCAGCACGTCATCCTCCCCGTGCTCACCGCCAAGTGCAACAAATGCCACTGCGAGGAGAAGTCCAAAGGCGACCTCCGCATGGACACCTACGAGATGGCCATCAAGGGCGGCGAGAACGGCAAAAACTTCGTGGCCGGAAATCTCAAAGACAGCCTCAGCATCACCCGCATCCTGCTGCCAGACAGCGATGACGAGCATATGCCCCCGGAGGGCAAGGACCAGCTGACGCCCGAGGAGATCGCGCTGCTCAAGTGGTGGGTGGAGCAGGGTGCCAGCGGCACGCAGAAGGTGGGAGAGGCCAAATTCCCCGCCGAGCTGCAGGCCACCGTCGATGGAATTCTGAAAGGCTAG
- a CDS encoding cryptochrome/photolyase family protein, with amino-acid sequence MPRTVIHWFRRDLRLTDNTALHHATQAAEQVVPVYILSDWKQRHGWTGPNRQQFLCGNLESLAKNLEALGSRLIIRCGRADAELERLIRETQAQAVYFNRDYDPYGRAMEKRVQELCTRLGIECHSYQDSVLHEPDAVLTGAGLPYRVYTPYSKNWLSLPKTAPHGRPRTLGPAAPATVTSLPLPTLEHWQLPPCTAQIPAPGERAARERLKHFISSGILHRYGQERNLPAGQTTSMLSPDLRYGLLSIREIYQRCQEALVDESGKPQPAAAQASIQTYIKELAWREFYMAILWHFPQVFEQEFSPDWVGLPWPGTDADFQRWATGSTGFPIVDAGMRQLLKTGLMHNRLRMITAMFLTKDLHCDWRLGEAFFMQHLVDGENASNNGGWQWSAGTGADAAPYFRIQNPWLQSARFDPEGVYIKQWVPELKDVPAPLLHEPPSRPGLPLAKGYPIPMVDHHTERDRCLAIFAKHKEERV; translated from the coding sequence ATGCCACGCACTGTCATTCACTGGTTCCGCCGCGATCTTCGCCTCACTGACAACACAGCCCTGCACCACGCCACCCAGGCCGCCGAACAGGTGGTGCCCGTGTACATTCTGAGCGACTGGAAGCAGCGCCACGGCTGGACGGGGCCAAACCGCCAGCAGTTCCTCTGCGGGAATCTGGAGTCTCTGGCCAAGAACCTGGAGGCGCTGGGCAGCCGCCTGATCATCCGCTGTGGCCGCGCCGATGCGGAGCTGGAGCGCCTGATCCGCGAGACGCAGGCGCAAGCCGTGTACTTCAACCGTGACTATGATCCCTACGGCCGCGCGATGGAGAAACGTGTGCAGGAGCTGTGCACGCGCCTGGGCATCGAGTGCCACTCCTACCAGGACAGCGTGCTGCATGAGCCCGATGCCGTGCTCACGGGCGCAGGGCTGCCCTACCGGGTGTACACGCCGTATTCCAAAAACTGGCTCAGCCTGCCCAAGACCGCGCCCCATGGCCGCCCGCGCACGCTGGGCCCCGCCGCCCCGGCCACGGTGACCAGCCTGCCCCTGCCCACGCTGGAGCACTGGCAGCTCCCACCCTGCACCGCGCAGATCCCCGCGCCGGGAGAGCGCGCCGCACGGGAGAGGCTGAAGCACTTCATCAGCAGCGGCATCCTGCACCGCTACGGCCAGGAGCGGAACCTTCCCGCCGGGCAGACCACCTCCATGCTCAGCCCGGACCTGCGCTACGGCCTGCTCAGCATCCGCGAGATCTATCAGCGCTGCCAGGAGGCGCTGGTGGATGAATCCGGCAAGCCACAGCCCGCCGCCGCGCAGGCGTCCATCCAGACGTATATCAAAGAGCTGGCATGGCGGGAGTTTTACATGGCCATCCTCTGGCACTTCCCGCAGGTGTTTGAGCAGGAGTTTTCCCCCGACTGGGTGGGCCTGCCCTGGCCAGGCACAGATGCGGATTTCCAGCGCTGGGCCACGGGCTCCACGGGCTTTCCCATCGTGGATGCGGGCATGCGCCAGCTGCTGAAAACCGGCCTCATGCACAACCGCCTGCGCATGATCACGGCCATGTTTCTCACCAAAGACCTGCACTGCGACTGGCGGCTGGGAGAGGCCTTCTTCATGCAGCATCTGGTGGACGGCGAAAACGCCAGCAACAACGGCGGCTGGCAGTGGAGCGCCGGCACCGGCGCCGATGCCGCCCCCTACTTCCGCATCCAGAACCCCTGGCTGCAAAGCGCCCGCTTTGACCCCGAGGGCGTGTACATCAAGCAGTGGGTGCCCGAGCTCAAAGACGTCCCCGCCCCCCTCCTCCACGAGCCCCCCTCCCGCCCCGGCCTCCCCCTCGCCAAAGGCTACCCCATCCCCATGGTCGATCACCACACCGAACGCGACCGCTGCCTGGCCATCTTTGCGAAGCACAAGGAAGAGCGGGTGTGA
- a CDS encoding transposase: protein MQPAQSAHPQSLPLEEQLVGVNAKTGLYPAARSWSGGRKRILGKGPFESYCYHVMSRTCGGEIWFDDVEKEALRRIIWRMAEFSGIKIVTYCLMGNHFHLLAEVPHKRTWLERFDGPGGESKLFQHLSILYSKTYLGLLRDELADLRQRGMAILADQKIDALKKRFCDLSLFVKEIKERFSRWFNKRRGRRGTLWMDRFKSVLVEGKGEALRTMAAYIDLNPVRAGLVKDPKDYRWCGYAEALGGSRRAQRGLCKALGKPVDGWKSAAAAEAYRSLLHTDGREIKDAQNENVVRQGLSTETARAVLTEKGKLSAAELVRLRVRYFTDGLALGGKEFVDGIFEAQREMFGPRRKAGARRLTESAEPFYTLRRLRVSPVG from the coding sequence ATGCAACCCGCCCAATCCGCTCATCCCCAGTCTCTCCCGCTTGAGGAGCAGCTCGTCGGTGTGAATGCCAAAACCGGCCTCTATCCTGCCGCGCGGTCCTGGTCCGGCGGGCGCAAGCGCATCCTCGGCAAGGGGCCCTTCGAGTCCTACTGCTACCACGTCATGTCCCGCACCTGCGGCGGCGAGATCTGGTTTGATGACGTCGAGAAGGAGGCCCTCCGCCGCATCATCTGGCGCATGGCCGAGTTCTCCGGCATCAAGATCGTCACCTACTGCCTCATGGGCAATCACTTCCACCTCCTCGCCGAAGTGCCGCACAAGAGGACCTGGCTGGAACGCTTCGACGGTCCCGGCGGCGAATCCAAGCTCTTCCAGCACCTCAGCATCCTCTACAGCAAGACCTACCTCGGCCTCCTGCGCGATGAACTTGCCGACCTCCGTCAGCGCGGCATGGCCATCCTCGCCGACCAAAAAATCGACGCTCTCAAAAAGCGCTTTTGCGATCTCTCGCTATTCGTGAAGGAAATCAAAGAGCGCTTCAGCCGCTGGTTCAACAAACGCCGTGGCCGACGCGGCACCCTGTGGATGGACCGCTTTAAAAGCGTGCTCGTCGAAGGCAAAGGTGAAGCCCTGCGCACCATGGCTGCTTACATCGACCTCAACCCCGTCCGCGCTGGCCTCGTCAAAGACCCGAAAGACTACCGCTGGTGCGGCTACGCCGAAGCCCTCGGTGGCAGCCGGAGAGCCCAGCGCGGCCTCTGCAAAGCCCTGGGCAAACCCGTGGACGGCTGGAAAAGTGCCGCCGCCGCCGAAGCCTACCGCAGCCTGCTGCACACTGACGGCCGCGAGATCAAAGATGCCCAAAACGAAAACGTCGTACGCCAAGGCCTCAGCACCGAAACCGCCCGTGCTGTACTAACCGAGAAAGGCAAGCTCAGCGCCGCCGAACTCGTACGCCTCCGCGTGCGCTACTTCACCGACGGCCTCGCCTTGGGCGGCAAAGAATTCGTGGATGGCATCTTCGAGGCGCAGCGGGAGATGTTTGGCCCCAGGCGCAAGGCTGGGGCGCGGCGTCTCACGGAATCAGCCGAGCCCTTTTATACACTGCGCAGGCTGAGAGTCAGCCCGGTGGGCTAG
- a CDS encoding PAS domain-containing hybrid sensor histidine kinase/response regulator has product MTDKEEDSLEVLKQNYDELQRRVTRFSVVEQGLIDMRNRLDCEIGRFGRIHAFSTQALNAASDEAFAIMVADALLDVFELEVGLFWLFDEQGRLLSEPAASSGLRVGHASFESMRAWLESRITVLGDTACFFAAESLELQQADLDFSHMMVGCCRHPGGKPLVLLMTGITTAVSDFHDALSENEAQSFRVFTAQVAALYANRASAAIIQRQMTDLHESEERLSLAVKGSEIGFWDWCLDSGAIVLSPEWKATLGYQDDEIVSHLEAWQSRVHPEDLERSLQLVSEHLSGMTEIYENLHRLRHKEGHYVWVMARGRAFRDEMGRVRRFVGTHLDISRQKALEERLREAEELQRQARQQAESASRAKSVFVASMSHEIRTPMNGVIGMLQLLQDTSLTPVQSSLVTIAEQSATALLDIIGDILDISKVEAGRVELKHEPFDLQALVKNVIQLMQHRAEAKDILLECQMPKLRENSVLGDEGRLRQVLINLIGNAIKFTDRGSVRLVIKKGRSTINRDSFTFRITDTGVGISPKALKHLFEPFNQGDSTLNARKDAGTGLGLAISQALLRLMGGEITVASEKGSGSTFCFTLSLPRASPGASVAALATEPPAAIPERLTGRILLVDDSQTSRMVAKLMMEPAGLKVDLACDGEEAVGKVKKGRYDAILMDCQMPGMDGYEATRLIRKLPGKRGRLPVIALTANVETGFIGECYASGMNDHLCKPVQKSALLAKVAHYLAQS; this is encoded by the coding sequence ATGACTGACAAAGAAGAAGATTCCCTTGAGGTGCTGAAGCAAAACTACGACGAGCTGCAACGCCGCGTCACGCGTTTCTCCGTGGTCGAGCAGGGGCTCATCGACATGCGGAACCGGCTCGACTGCGAAATCGGGCGCTTTGGCCGCATTCACGCCTTCAGCACCCAGGCGCTGAATGCCGCCTCGGATGAAGCGTTCGCCATCATGGTGGCAGACGCACTCCTCGACGTCTTCGAGCTTGAGGTGGGCTTGTTTTGGCTCTTCGATGAGCAGGGCCGCCTGCTTTCGGAACCGGCCGCCTCATCGGGGCTGCGCGTTGGTCATGCCTCGTTTGAGAGCATGCGTGCCTGGCTCGAATCGCGCATCACCGTCCTGGGGGACACGGCTTGCTTTTTTGCGGCGGAAAGCTTGGAGCTCCAGCAGGCGGACCTCGATTTCTCCCACATGATGGTCGGCTGCTGCAGGCATCCCGGCGGGAAACCGCTCGTGCTTCTCATGACCGGCATCACTACAGCGGTGTCAGATTTTCACGATGCGCTGAGCGAGAATGAAGCGCAGTCATTCCGTGTCTTCACAGCGCAGGTGGCCGCCCTGTATGCCAACCGTGCCAGCGCCGCGATCATCCAGCGGCAGATGACCGACCTGCATGAGTCGGAGGAGCGCCTCTCGCTGGCCGTCAAAGGCAGCGAGATCGGCTTCTGGGACTGGTGTTTGGATTCGGGCGCTATCGTGCTCTCACCTGAGTGGAAGGCCACGCTGGGCTATCAGGATGATGAGATCGTGAGCCACCTGGAGGCATGGCAGTCCCGTGTTCATCCGGAGGATCTTGAGCGCAGCCTGCAGCTCGTGAGCGAGCACTTGTCAGGCATGACGGAGATCTACGAGAATCTGCACCGCCTCCGCCACAAGGAAGGTCATTATGTCTGGGTCATGGCCCGCGGCCGCGCTTTCCGGGATGAAATGGGCCGTGTCAGACGTTTTGTCGGCACGCATCTCGACATCTCAAGGCAGAAAGCCCTGGAAGAGCGTTTGCGGGAGGCTGAGGAGCTCCAGCGCCAGGCACGCCAGCAGGCCGAGTCTGCCAGCCGCGCCAAAAGCGTCTTCGTGGCCAGCATGAGTCACGAGATTCGCACGCCGATGAATGGGGTGATCGGCATGCTGCAGCTGCTGCAGGACACTTCGCTCACCCCTGTGCAGTCCTCTCTCGTCACCATTGCCGAGCAATCAGCCACCGCGCTCCTCGACATCATTGGAGACATACTTGACATCTCCAAGGTGGAGGCCGGCAGGGTGGAGCTCAAACATGAGCCCTTTGACCTCCAGGCGCTGGTGAAAAACGTCATCCAGCTCATGCAGCATCGCGCCGAGGCCAAGGATATCCTGCTCGAATGCCAGATGCCGAAACTGCGGGAAAACAGTGTCCTGGGAGATGAAGGCCGGCTCCGCCAGGTCCTGATCAATCTCATCGGCAACGCCATCAAATTCACCGACCGCGGCAGTGTGCGGCTGGTGATCAAAAAGGGCCGCAGTACCATCAACCGCGATTCCTTCACCTTCCGTATCACAGACACCGGCGTCGGCATCTCGCCGAAGGCCTTGAAGCATTTGTTTGAACCTTTCAATCAAGGCGACTCGACCCTCAACGCCCGCAAAGACGCTGGCACCGGCCTCGGCCTGGCCATCTCGCAGGCGCTTCTGCGGCTGATGGGCGGTGAAATCACGGTGGCTAGTGAGAAGGGCTCCGGTTCTACATTCTGCTTCACCCTCTCGCTGCCCCGTGCCAGCCCGGGCGCTTCTGTGGCTGCTTTGGCCACTGAGCCGCCTGCAGCCATTCCTGAGCGGCTCACGGGACGGATTCTCCTCGTCGATGACAGCCAGACGAGCCGAATGGTGGCCAAGCTCATGATGGAGCCGGCAGGGTTGAAGGTGGATCTCGCCTGCGATGGCGAAGAGGCCGTCGGCAAGGTCAAAAAAGGCCGCTACGACGCCATCCTCATGGACTGCCAGATGCCTGGCATGGACGGTTATGAGGCCACACGGCTGATCCGCAAGCTGCCCGGAAAGCGCGGCCGGCTTCCCGTCATCGCCCTCACCGCCAATGTCGAGACCGGGTTCATCGGCGAGTGCTACGCCTCTGGCATGAATGACCACCTTTGCAAGCCGGTCCAGAAGTCAGCACTGCTCGCCAAAGTGGCCCACTACCTCGCCCAATCCTGA
- a CDS encoding FIST signal transduction protein, with amino-acid sequence MLEFFSASTRMVNSRHAIQECLETALGTDKKCDLVMLHASIGHDYQVLADEVRRQIPGVRVVGASCCGIVGSEGVSESMKDVALMAVRGPELAVAHLDGIHGHNAFEKASELARQLKAQQPGITMVHFLASGIDIANDRAIAGLESVFGPEVTIFGATSSDNMRGVVSYQIVDDQVFEHGAWAVGFADPSLEVDTQATHGFLAVGEPMVVTRAEGTRILELNGRPAWQEYTSRLGLDPEKATCGDSIPVGALAEELPASLAEEYGNPHILRVVTKRDAEGAMHYATTIREGTRLWLTVRDEERIFADMDRMMAAMVKRAGARKPVAVFHADCLARGRYLLNRVMKEELVGRMQFPLSSQGVVPPWLGMYGFGEFARLGGVNTYHNYTTAIYAIYRR; translated from the coding sequence ATGCTTGAATTTTTTTCGGCCAGCACGCGCATGGTTAATTCAAGGCACGCCATCCAGGAGTGCCTCGAAACCGCCCTCGGAACTGACAAAAAATGCGACCTCGTCATGCTCCATGCCTCCATCGGTCATGATTACCAAGTCTTGGCGGATGAGGTGCGGCGCCAGATCCCAGGCGTGCGCGTGGTGGGGGCCTCCTGCTGCGGGATCGTGGGCAGCGAAGGCGTGAGCGAATCGATGAAGGACGTGGCGCTGATGGCGGTGCGCGGACCGGAGCTGGCTGTCGCTCATTTGGACGGCATCCATGGCCACAATGCCTTCGAAAAAGCGTCGGAGCTAGCCCGTCAGCTCAAGGCCCAGCAGCCCGGCATCACGATGGTTCACTTCCTGGCCTCGGGAATCGACATCGCTAATGACAGGGCCATCGCCGGCCTCGAATCCGTCTTTGGGCCGGAGGTCACGATCTTTGGCGCCACATCTTCGGACAACATGCGCGGCGTGGTCAGCTACCAAATCGTCGATGACCAGGTCTTCGAGCATGGCGCATGGGCCGTGGGCTTTGCCGATCCTTCGCTGGAGGTGGACACCCAGGCCACGCATGGCTTTCTCGCTGTGGGAGAGCCCATGGTGGTCACTCGTGCCGAGGGCACCCGCATTCTTGAATTGAACGGCCGCCCGGCCTGGCAGGAGTACACCAGCCGCCTGGGGCTCGATCCTGAAAAAGCCACCTGCGGAGACTCGATCCCCGTGGGGGCGCTGGCCGAGGAGCTTCCCGCCAGTCTGGCCGAGGAGTATGGCAATCCGCACATCCTGCGTGTGGTGACCAAGCGGGATGCCGAGGGTGCCATGCACTACGCCACGACGATCCGCGAAGGCACACGGCTCTGGCTCACCGTGCGCGATGAGGAGCGCATCTTTGCCGACATGGACCGGATGATGGCCGCGATGGTCAAACGCGCGGGCGCACGCAAGCCGGTGGCTGTTTTCCACGCGGACTGCCTCGCACGAGGCCGCTACCTCCTGAACCGGGTGATGAAGGAAGAGCTCGTGGGCCGGATGCAGTTTCCGCTCAGCAGCCAGGGTGTAGTGCCGCCCTGGCTGGGCATGTACGGGTTTGGGGAGTTCGCACGACTGGGCGGCGTCAACACCTATCACAACTACACCACGGCCATCTATGCCATCTACCGCCGCTGA
- a CDS encoding DUF3050 domain-containing protein translates to MTPFQKTTSAEIETARAALLGHSLYARLRTLEDLAQFMECHVFAVWDFMSLLKALQQRLTCVQVPWVPVGDNQVRRLVNEIVLGEESDRTPDGTPSSHYELYLQAMQEAGADTTAVQGLIRQLQQGTSVTEALAASGVPECVAEFVSHTFEVIAGGKPHVIAAAFTYGREDLIPAMFHELVARLEAEFPGRLKILRYYLDRHIQLDGDEHGEMGRAMVELLCEGNPQRESEARQAALDALNARLHLWDGIAERIVSR, encoded by the coding sequence ATGACCCCTTTTCAAAAGACCACCTCCGCCGAAATCGAAACCGCACGCGCCGCCCTGCTGGGGCATTCCCTCTACGCCAGGCTGCGCACTCTGGAGGATCTGGCGCAGTTCATGGAGTGCCACGTGTTTGCCGTATGGGACTTCATGTCTTTGCTCAAAGCTCTGCAGCAGCGCCTTACCTGTGTGCAGGTGCCTTGGGTGCCTGTGGGAGACAATCAGGTGCGCCGTCTCGTCAATGAAATCGTCCTTGGAGAGGAAAGTGATCGCACCCCGGATGGCACACCCTCCAGCCACTACGAGCTCTATCTCCAGGCCATGCAGGAGGCCGGAGCAGACACCACCGCCGTGCAGGGCTTGATCCGCCAGTTGCAGCAGGGCACGAGCGTGACCGAGGCGCTGGCCGCCAGCGGCGTGCCGGAGTGCGTGGCGGAGTTTGTCAGCCACACCTTTGAAGTGATCGCAGGTGGAAAGCCCCACGTCATCGCCGCCGCCTTCACCTATGGGCGGGAGGACCTCATCCCCGCCATGTTTCACGAGCTCGTGGCGCGGCTGGAGGCCGAATTCCCCGGCCGTCTCAAAATCCTCCGCTACTACCTGGACCGCCACATCCAGCTCGATGGCGACGAACACGGCGAGATGGGCCGTGCCATGGTCGAGCTGCTCTGCGAAGGAAACCCCCAGCGTGAATCCGAAGCCCGCCAGGCTGCCCTCGATGCTCTCAACGCACGCCTGCACCTCTGGGATGGGATCGCCGAGCGGATCGTGAGTCGGTGA